The Drosophila innubila isolate TH190305 chromosome 2R unlocalized genomic scaffold, UK_Dinn_1.0 1_C_2R, whole genome shotgun sequence DNA window AGGCCAAAGTTTTGCATGATCTGCTTGGAGAGATGACCACGGCAGCCCTCGGCAAAGATAGTGGTCTTTGCATGCAGCTCCATGCCACGGGCAAAGGTCTCTTTAGGTGCTCCACTCTTGGCAATGCCCACATCATTCGTGGCAATGCCCTTGACACTGCCATCCTCATGGAACAGCACCTCAGAGGCCGCACAGCCTGGATAGATCTCAACGCCCATGGCCTCTGCCTGATCACCCAGCCATTTAACCAAATGACCCAAGCGCACAACATAATTGCCATGATTATCCATGGGCCAGCCTTTAAAGATGGGTATCGAGATGCGTCCCGTGGGCGTGAGGTAGGAGAAGGTATCTTTCGACACAGGCGTGTTCAATGGCGCACCTTGCTCCTTCCAGTCGGGGATTAGCTCATTCAGTGAGATCGGATCAATAACTGCGCCGGAAAGTATGTGACCGCCCACCTCGGCTGACTTTTCCACAACACACACGCGAACCTCCTGCGAAATATGAAGACGAAGATTGAAATCTAATGACTTGAAGATTGACTGAAGATTGTAGACTCACCTGATTTTGCTCCGCCGCGAGTTGCTTGGCGCGAATGGCAGCTGACATGCCAGCTGGTCCACCGCCCACAATAACAATGTCCACCTCCTCGATGCAACGCTCCATGTCCACCTCCTTCCATCTCTCGTCCTTCTCGCGGGGATTCAAAGTGTAGTGTGTGGTAATCCTTGGATACTTGGCTGCCTCTGACACACTGCGCACAAAGGCGGGTGTGAACAGCTTATGAACTATGACATATTATGATTAACAAAAGatacatgtatgtattattGATAAGAGCTTTGATAACTGACTGTTGCTCAATTGATTCTCTGCTAATCgttatataaattgtacaaGTTTATTATCTCTGTGTCTCATTTGATGATCTCTTCATcccaaaacatttaaattatgtaatcaacattttgtttgttgttgtatttcaataaattttagttgttCGGTATTAAACTCACCTCTATGCATTTTCAGGAGCGCCGACATTTTCGcagaaaataagaatattgCCAGCAATTGATTGGCTTAATTGCAAGTTCTAAAtcgtatataatatataataataaatatatttgtatttacattgattgcaaacaaaaacaaatattgccGCCGCCAACAGAGCAACAAGTTGGACTTTAGACTCGACCAAACATTGCGACAATGCGGCGGTTAAGGTTCGAATTCTTTGAACAGACAGACGCCTTAAGTGTTTTACCTATTTGTTGATTTGTCCTTCGCACTTAAAGATTTCAGTGCCGAATACGTTCTGCAGATCTTTTGTCTGCAATCAcatttagaaataaaacaaacgcGAGAGAACTTAAACTGATCAGCTGCAAAATAGAGTTGTATCGGAATTGCTTAGAAATCAAAACAGGTtttgcaaacagacaaaaggTGGCGCTTGTAATTTAATGAAGAGGTCAGTTACGGCGTTTGTCAGTTGTTACCCGCCTTTGCTTCTAGCATTCATTAAAGATAATGAACTTTACCTGAactataattcaattaaaattgtctaattacaattttagcTTATGGCatacaattttacaaaatttatattaaatacatcAAAATGTTATCTTACATTGCAATGTTAATACTTTAGGTCACCTTGCAGGCCGATAGGTGTCGCTCCCACTGTCGCCTTGCCACACTGTGTAAAGTTTTTGCGCGCCACTTGCTTTTGATTCTGGCGACACTGCTGCTGACCGACAGAGCGCGCCAGCGCATACTCTCACTGTTGGCAGCTTACAGGTTccagtgctggcaagtttttAGTGGGAACAATAAATAGCTGTCGCCAAGTCAACCAATTTAATATTAGGTGTTGAAAATATAGCAAATGCCGTaactttgtaattaattaacaattttaagaagatttaaaattcgaaataacaTAAGATAaaggtaaacattttattgaatgTCTGAAGTTCGTCACCCCTCGTGGagagaaattacaaaatttaattctaaaaaaaaaaatataaaaaaatctagaaaattctaacaaaaatgaTGCGagattaaacaattttaaccTTAACAGGTCAATGCTAATGTCAGGGAAAATATCGAAAAATTTATCAGCCCAAATAGATAGAAATACGATGAATAGTTAGCGAGTtgtctttatttaaaagatttttcacAACATTTCAATGCATTGAAGGAAGtacatttaacatttcaatattgTATTTGATATTACACTTAATAAGTATGGTGTGGGTGTATGCGAGTGTATGTAAACCTTTGGTTATtagttatagttttttttttgtttttttggtattttgtgatattttgttttgatcaGATCAATGTGTGGTGAATTTTTAATCCAGCcccattaaaaattcaatggaattacaagttttgtttttgagaatATCTCTCATAAAATGACATAGTTTTAAGTAGTTTCAGCTTTGaccaattaatatatttacaatgtgCGAATGGTCAGACAAATCTATGGCTCATAGAATTGCTCCACACTGCTGTCATCCAGGTTGTTTTGTGGATCAGTCTGTTCGCTGCTTTTCAGTTGTTGCTCCTCCTggggttgtggttgttgttgttgctgctgctggtggtggtgatTTTGAAAGAGCATGGTTATGGCCTTGTCAGTGGGATTGCTGTCATCACTTGGCTGTTGCTTGCCTTCAGTTGCCTTGGTTTGATTCGACTCCGAGCTGCTTAATCCTGCCTCTTCTCCATGTACACTCTTGCCAAATCGCATGAAATTTGAATCCATTTTGCCAGCACGCTCAAATTCCGTGGGTGTGGAGCGACCGAAGCGCATAAAGTTATCCGGACGACCGAAGCGCATGAAATCCTGTTTGGGACTGCGCAACTCCTCGGGAGAATGCATGCTCCTGCCGAAGCGCATAAAGTTATCCGGGCGACCGAAGCGCATGAAATCCTGCTGGGGATTACGTCCAAAGCGCATGAAATCCTGCTTGGGATCACGGCCAAAACGCATGAAATCCGACGGGGCGCGTCCGAAGCGCATAAAATCGGACGGAGCACGACCGAAGCGCATAAAGTCCTGACTCGGATTGCGTCCATAGCGATCCATGGCGGCACGCTTCACCGTCTCGTAGTATCCATTGCCGGTTGCCTGGGGCAGCTGCTCCGCCTGCCGCTTGCCAAAGTGCATAAAGTTATCCTGCAGCGACTTGCGCTTCATCTCATAGTCAGGATCGTATTTATAGCGTTGTTTGCGCGCATGTTTCTGGAAACGCAACACGACCGAATTCTTGGCATAATCAATGCCAATAGCCGAGATCGGATAGCGGAATTCCAGTTCGGTTTGTTCCGGTTTCTCATCCATCAGCGCATCTAGCAGCtcgttttcgttgttgttgttgttggtgtccTGAGTGGTTTCCATAAGAGCATTGTCACCATAGTTGGGCGCCTCTATGATCTCGCTGTGTATGGCCGATTGCATCTGGTACAGGGCCAGCAGGAACATCAACGCAATGCCCATGATTACAACtgtaaaaagcaaaaaaaaggagaGG harbors:
- the LOC117784144 gene encoding FMRFamide-related peptides — its product is MGIALMFLLALYQMQSAIHSEIIEAPNYGDNALMETTQDTNNNNNENELLDALMDEKPEQTELEFRYPISAIGIDYAKNSVVLRFQKHARKQRYKYDPDYEMKRKSLQDNFMHFGKRQAEQLPQATGNGYYETVKRAAMDRYGRNPSQDFMRFGRAPSDFMRFGRAPSDFMRFGRDPKQDFMRFGRNPQQDFMRFGRPDNFMRFGRSMHSPEELRSPKQDFMRFGRPDNFMRFGRSTPTEFERAGKMDSNFMRFGKSVHGEEAGLSSSESNQTKATEGKQQPSDDSNPTDKAITMLFQNHHHQQQQQQQPQPQEEQQLKSSEQTDPQNNLDDSSVEQFYEP